The following coding sequences lie in one Ostrea edulis chromosome 8, xbOstEdul1.1, whole genome shotgun sequence genomic window:
- the LOC130049451 gene encoding uncharacterized protein LOC130049451 gives MFMFRNFQKKNEELVFIHDNMYKVIPDIPVTQELSIPKEVKQPPMKGSGKKYEVLPHVGDFQPLSRDNTTARLNPCIEALPETPAKKSRVPLACLAMEKIQKSISKAEKKEKKKRKKTPKPPPSAPPEDIYIMPQVFIPQPPPYPLDPTKARRIVKIKKPSGIQCMDVEQYIAHVTSGYWA, from the coding sequence gtTCAGAAACTTCCAAAAGAAAAACGAGGAGCTGGTCTTTATACATGATAACATGTATAAAGTTATTCCTGACATCCCGGTGACACAGGAATTGTCGATCCCAAAGGAAGTAAAACAACCACCAATGAAGGGCTCGGGGAAGAAATATGAAGTATTACCCCACGTCGGGGACTTCCAGCCTCTGTCTCGGGACAATACCACAGCGAGGCTCAATCCATGTATTGAGGCCTTGCCCGAGACACCAGCAAAGAAGTCCCGAGTTCCCCTCGCTTGTCTTGCTATGGAAAAGATTCAAAAGTCCATTAGCAAGgcagaaaagaaagaaaagaaaaagaggaAGAAGACTCCAAAACCCCCTCCATCTGCCCCGCCAGAAGACATCTATATCATGCCACAAGTTTTTATTCCTCAGCCTCCGCCCTACCCCCTGGATCCAACGAAGGCGAGGAGAATTGTGAAAATCAAAAAACCCTCCGGTATCCAGTGTATGGATGTAGAGCAGTATATTGCCCACGTCACTTCCGGTTACTGGGCATGA